The DNA window AGATTTGACCAAACAAAAGAATTCCAGCGCCGATATTTCTCCTACCGCCTCGCAAATGCCTAGAATGTTAGGGCTTGCGCAAGCATCAAACATCTACCGAAGTATTCCAGAACTAGCGGATCGATCTAATTTTTCTGTTGGAGGAAACGAGATTTCATGGGGAACCATTGGAAATGCTAGTACTTCTGAAGGCTTATTTTTTGAAACAATAAATGCTGCTGGCGTTCTTCAAGTTCCCATCGTTTTGAGTGTTTGGGATGATGAATATGGTATTTCGGTTCACGCCAAATACCAAACCACCAAAGAAAACATTTCTGAAATCCTGAAAGGATATCAAAGAGATGAAAACAGTAAAGGGTTCGAAATACTGAAAGTAAAAGGTTGGGACTACCCTAGTTTGATTGAAACCTATGAAAATGCGGCTGATTTGGCTCGGGAACAACACGTTCCGGTTTTAATTCACGTAAGCCAATTAACCCAACCGCAAGGCCATTCCAGTTCGGGTTCTCACGAACGCTATAAAGATGCCAACAGATTGCAATGGGAACGAGATTTTGATTGTATCAGGCAAATGAAATTATGGATGATTGCGATCAATATTGCTTCACCCGAGGAAATTGAAGCGATTGACGCCGAAACGAAAAAGGAAGTTCTTGAAGCTAAAAATCAAGCTTGGAGCGCCTTCATTAATCCTATTATTGAGGAGCAAAAAGACCTCATTCAAGTATTAGAAAAAATCGCAGCTTCGAGCAAAAATCAAGAAGCAATTCTAAAGCTTAAAACCAATTTAGCTCAAATAAAATCTCCTTTGAAAAAGGAAGTTATCAGTACGGCACGAAAAGCGTTGCGATTGATGATTAACGAGAATGGACATCAAGAACTGTCGTCGTGGATACTAAATTATATCCAACTTAACCAACCGAAGTTTAGCAATAAACTATTTTCTGAATCCAATTTGAATGTGTTTTCAGTGACAGAAGTATTGCCTGAATATGAAAACAATGCCAAGGAAGATACCGATGGGCGAATGATTTTGCGTGATAATTTCAATGTCCTTTTTACAAAATACCCTGAAGTATTGATTTTTGGAGAAGACGCTGGAAGCATTGGCGATGTAAACCAAGGATTAGTTGGATTACAAGAAAAATTTGGCGAGACCCGTGTTGCCGATGTTGGCATTCGCGAAGCATCCATAATTGGGCAAGGAATTGGAATGGCATTGCGAGGCCTGCGCCCCATCGCCGAAATTCAATATTTAGATTATTTACTCTACGGAGTCCAAATTTTGAGTGACGATTTGGCAACCTTGCAATATCGCACCGTTGGAAAGCAAAAAGCGCCCTTAATTATTAGAACTCGCGGACACCGATTGGAAGGAATATGGCATTCAGGTTCACCGATGGGAATGTTAATCAATGCGCTTCGTGGAATTCATATCTTGGTACCTAGAAATATGACCAAAGCGGCTGGTTTTTACAACTCATTGCTAGAATGCGACGAACCTGCGCTTGTCATCGAATGCCTCAATGGCTATCGACTAAAAGAAAAAATGCCTTTGAACTATGGCGAATTCAAAACTCCAATTGGCGAAGTTGAAACTATAAAAGTAGGAACTGATATCACCTTAGTTTCGTACGGTTCGACCCTACGCTTGGTAGAATCAGCAGCGAAAGAGCTGATGGAAGTGGGTATCAATTGCGAAATTATAGACGTTCAATCTTTGCTCCCATTCGATGTTCAACACGATATTGTAAAAAGTATTGCCAAAACAAATCGACTATTAATAATCGACGAAGACGTTCCCGGCGGAGCAACGGCTTACATTTTGCAAGAAATTATCGAAAACCAAAATGGGTACAACTATTTAGACAGCAAACCACAAACCCTTACAGCCAAAGCGCATAGACCAGCTTATGGAACGGATGGTGACTATTTTTCGAAGCCTTCGATTGAAGATATTTTCGAAAAAGTGTATGGGATGATGAATGAGTCAAATCCGACGAAATACCCTAATTTGTATTAGGGAAAAGTTTTCAAAAAATTAAAAGATATTGAAATTTCTGCCTTTTATCATTCCGTAGGAATCTCGACTCACGAGCTTTGGGATTCCTGCAGAATGACAAACGAGGATACTTAGGTGCTGTGATTACTTCTTTTGTTGGCAGTCAACCAGAGGAAAAATTCTGAAATTCATCAACTTTTCGGTATCGCTCGCCTATCAAAAGTCGCTAATCAACAAGTTGCAATTTGAATTCTATATATTACTTCATCAATTTCATTTTCTTCATATACTTATTGATAACCTGATTGATTTCGATAGAAATTACAAATTTGTAATTAAGATAAACATAAACCAGGGTCAATAGAATCGATTTCAACACAATTGAAATTATCGGATTGAAAGGAAAATCCCAAACGTAAAAAGCCACAAAAATGACCAAGGTCAAGGCCAATGAATGCAGCGTTTGCTTGGTAAATGGATATAGATCTAATTTTTTTACCACAAAAAGTAATTTGGCTAAACTATATAACGTAATCGACAATAAGGTAGCAAAAGCAGAACCCATAATGCCATAAATGGGTATGAAAATCATATTCAAACCGATGGTTAAAATCACCAAAAGGACTCCTAAAAACAGTACCATTCGATAATATTTCGTATTAAAAATAATGGCATTGTTATTTCCCAAAATCAAGTCGAAATATTTTGACAATCCTATCATAAACACAACTGGAATACCGCTGAGATACAGTAATTTTTCGTCCTCCGTTTTAAGTCCATTAAGGATAAGTTCGTATAATTTATTGATATTTACAAAAATACCTAACATTACATAACCGCCCACCATTTGCAAATTGATAGAGGTTTTCTTATATAAGGTATTCATTTCATCATGTTTATTCTCGTGCATTAACTTTGCTGTAATAGGATAAACGATTTGATGCATCGAACGACTTGGAACCGAGATGACCAAAGCAATATACGTAGGTATCGCATAGTAAGCAATATTTTCGATTTTCATATATTGATTTAAAATCATTTTATCGCCATCCAAAAGCAGATTAGCTACACTTCCGGATAAGATAATGTAGAAGGTATAGGTCAAAATATCCTTAGTGTTTTCTGGTATTTCAAACTGAAATTTAGGTTTTTGAATACTAAAAGCATAAAACATTGTTATTACTAAAGCCAAAAAATAAACAACAGCTGTGGCATAGACAAAGCCTTCGACAGTTATCCAATTGTAATATACTCCGATTAACAAAAATAGGGAAGCCGATCGTAGGCCTACTTCTTTGATAAAATTGCCAAAAACAGAATGCATGTGTACGCGCAGCCAAGCATAAAAAATTTCGAAATAGGCCATACATAATCCGATAAACGGAATAAGCCAAATGAATTTTTTTACTATTAAATTCTTTTTAGATAAAAACAACAAAATTTCGTCAAAAAAGTAAAACCCTATCATCAACACGGGGATGATAGCCAAAAAAGGAAACAAGACCGTGAAAGATAAAAACCGAGATCTTTCCTCATTAGTTTTGTATTGCGAATAGAATTTGACTAAGGTGTTTTGCATCCCAATGGCAAAAATGGGCATAATAACATTGGCACTCGAAAGAATATAATTCGATAAAGCATAATAGGTGGCGCCAAGAAAAACAGGATACAAATAAATGGTGTTGATACCACCAATCGCAAAACCGATGTAGGTGATTATGGTGTTTTTAAAGGACTGATTTAATACTATTCCCATTAATAAGGTAAAAAATTAGAGGTTAGAGGTTAGAAGTTGCACCAGTTTTTTGGTCAAACTTTTTCGGGAATACTGTTGCAAACCAACAGCATTCGATTGTAGTCTTCCTTCCAAATATTGATTATAATAGCCCAAAAGTACACTTTTTAGTTTCATTTTCTCGGAATAATCAAAAAATACGCCCGTGTTGGTAGTGGTAATAATTTCGGCAAAGTCGGAACCCTTTGGACCAATGGCCACTATAGGCCTGCCCGAAACCATATATTCGAACAATTTTCCGGGGATAATACTTTTGGTATCTTCGGAATTGATTTCGATAAGCAATAAAACTTGTGACTTCCTTTGATGCGCAATCGCTTCGGAATGCGAAACATATCCCAAATTATTCAAATACGGATTCAAATCGAATTGAGAAATGGTTTCTAAAACTTCCTGACTTACTGCTCCAATCAATTTAATCTCCAAATGGGTTTTAAAATCTGGAACTTCATGGATTAATTCGACCAAACCTTCCCAAAGCAATTTCGGATTTCTTTCGGAAAGGAAAGAACCAATGTGTGCCAAAGTAAATTTTGTATCTAATGTTTGTTTGGCAACATTTTCGGTATCATAACCGTTGGTAATCACTTCGATTGGCTTGGTGGTAATGGCTTGAAACTCGGTTTTGGTAGTATTGCTGGTGACGATAATGGTATCGGCAGAATTCAGTACTTTATATTCTAATGATTTGTGTTTTTTGGCTGCATAATTCGACAACCGCAAGGATTTGTGGTAGCCAATTGTGGTCCACGGATCACGAAAATCAGCAAACCATTTTAGATTCAATTTCTGTTTCAATTCCAATCCAATAAGATGCAAACTGTGCGGCGGTCCCGAAGTGACAATCGTGTCAATCTCATTCTCTTTGATGTAATTTTCTAAAAATTCCACCGAAGGTTTTACCCAAAAAACACGGGCATCAGGAATAAACAAGTTGCCGCGAATCCAAAGAAAAGCTTTATCTAAAAAGGATTGTTTTTTCTGGTTTGGAATAATTCCAGAACTGATTTTCTTGGTTTTATTTTTCGAAAGAAACGAAGCCAATTGATAGGGTTCAAAAATCTTATGTTTAAGAATAATCACTTTGTTGGAAACCTCGTGTATCAAATTCTCGTCAACAATAGGATAGGTTGGATTCTCCGGAATAAAAACAATCGGCTGAACGCCAAAATCAGGTAAATATTTGACAAATTTCAACCAACGTTGCACACCTGGTCCACCAGCTGGAGGCCAATAATAAGTAATGATAAGAAGTTTTAGCCCCCTAGCCCCCGAAGGGGGAATCTCTAAATTGTCCACAAGATTTGATTTCATCTTTGACGATCTTTGTTAATTTTTTCAAGCTCTTCAATATCTAATAAATCTTTCGGGCGATTTGCTGATTTTTTGGCAATGATTAAATTTTCATAATCTATAAAATAAACAGGTACTTCTTGTAAAATTACAATTGTTGCATTTTGAAATAGATCTTTAAAATTTTCATTCTCTAATCCTTTAACTGAAGTCATCACATCCAATCTTAAATCATAAGAAATGGTGAAATCTGTAAATCCTGCAACAAATTGCATAGTTTCAATTTGAGGAAAATCACCAATTCCAATCGAAGCAAAAGCCAAACGTAGATTTTTTCTATTTTCGATAGTATCTTCTATAAGAATATCAATATCCCCTGTATTTCGGGTATAACCATAGATATTTACGGCCAAACCACCAATGGTTAAATAACGAACATTCATTTCGTTGAATACTTTCCAAATATTAAAAATTTCTTGAAGCATTATTTTTTCTGAATAATTCTAGGGGCATTTTTCAAGGCATAAGAAAGTTCAACCAACGACATAAAACGTTCTATCCTTTCAGAATACAACTTTTGTAAATCAGAAGTTTTGGTAATCACTTCTTTTTGAGATATGTTTTTTATTTTGTTTTGTGATTCCATATTCAAATATACAATTTTAGAAAGTCATTTAGTCTATTCTCTTTACTCTTGTATCTTTTTTCTTCGCTCAAAATAAATTCCTCCAATAAATAGTAACAACATTCCAATCGAACTAACTAGCGCAATGGTACTGCCCGTTTTTACCACTTGCGGCTCAAATTTGAATTCAATAGTGTGTTTTCCAGCGGGAATTTGTAATGCTCGCAAAGCATAATTTGCTCTTAAAATCCCTATTTCTTTCCCATCGATAGTAGCTTTCCAACCGTTTTTATAATACATTTCTGAAAAAACAGCTAAACCTTCATTGGTATTATTCGAAGTATATTTGAGATGATTTGGTTTGTACGATTCTAAAGTTATTGCTGCCAAGCTATCTTTGGCGAAAGCCTTATTATTAATTTCAAATTCCTTACTATTTATAACTGCCACATTTTTAGTATCTAATTTATCTAAAGCTTTCATTTCTTCGTCAGCAGTTTGAACAAATTTTATATTTTTCACAAACCACGCATTTCCATTAGCATTTGGGTTTTGAACTGGAAACGCAGCATTAGTTGAATCGGTCTGAATAACATATTTGACATTCAGCATATTCAAAATTTCAATATTGTTTTTGGAAATTTGATAATTAAATAATTGCTCCATCCTTCTAGGATTCACAGCACTATAGCCACCAATAGATTTATGAAAATAAGGAGTTCTGCCCGTTAGATGCCCTGCAATATCAAAAACACGGAAATTACTGGTGTCTTGCAAAATGGTAAAATCGGCAGGTGTTTCTACAAAAGGCACTTCGACTTCTCTGCTACTGACAAAATCTTTACTGTCAACATATTTTTTATCCACAAAAAACAAATCCGAAACCATCAAGAATCCTACTAAAATTATCGCAGTATTTTGTGCTAATCTGTTTTTTATAAACAACCATAAAACACCAGCCGAAATTAGTATAAAGAAACCTGAACGCAGCAAGTCTGCGGAATAAAGTGTCATCCTGTCCGATTTGAGCGCTTCAATAAATTGTGGACCATAATTCTCTAAATAATAGCTATCATTAGCTCCAGAAAAATCGAAAAAACCTTTGCATAAAAATAAAAGTAAAACTATTCCAAGACTCACAGCTCCTGATTGCCACAAAGCTTTCCATCTAAATTCTTTTTCTAATTTGAAAAAAGAATGCAATCCCATAATAGCCAGAACGGGAATACACAATTCAAGAATCACTTGAATAGACGAAACTGCTCTAAATTTATCATAAACTGGCACAAAATCAATGAAAAAATCAGTCAAAAGCGGAAAGTTTTTCCCCCAAGAAAGTAGTAAAGAGGCTACTGATCCACCTAAAAAAGCGTATTTTATCTTTCGTTTATCTGTAAATAAAGCCAAAACAGCTAGAAAAAAAACTACTGCACCAATATATGCTGGCGCAGAAACACCTGGCTGATCTCCCCAATATGTGGGCATTCCGCTTGAAACATACTCTGCGGCTTGAGCCTCTGGTACTTTTTCGCTAAGCAAAAACTCATAGGTTTTGCTATCAGTTCCAAGTGGTTCATTACCAGAACCTCCAAAAAGCCTTGGCGCAATAAGATTAAAACTTTCGGCAATACCATAACTATAAGCCGTGATATAATCATAGTTCATAGCCGATGTGGTTTCATTTTTTGATCCATCAGCATTGAACGTTAATTCACTTTTGCTCCGCATACTAAAATCAGCATATTCAGCTGTTGCCAAAAGACTAGTAGCATTAGCTCCGATACCAAAAATTCCGGCAACAATGAATGTTCCTGTAGCTAATAAAAGTGATTTGAAATCTTTTTCTTTGATCAATTTGTACAGAAAATAACCCGAAAGTATTAATACCAAAATCAACAAATAATAGGTCATTTGAAAGTGGTTGGCATTGATTTCTAATGCAACTGCGAACATAGTCAATAGTCCACCCCAAATGTATTTCTTTTGAAAAACCATAATAATACCCGCGATAACTAGAGGCATATAACCAATGGCATGGGCTTTGGCATTATGCCCCACGCCAAGAATAATGATTAAATAAGTAGAAAACCCAAAGGCTAGCGCACCGAAAAAAGCTTTGAGCGGATCTACTTTCAAAACCAAAAGCAATCCGTAAAAACTAAGAAAATACAAGAATAAATAATCGGCTGGACGAGGTAAAAATCGAATGGCATCATCTAACATTCCAACATAATCATGCGGATATTTGGCTCCCAATTGATAGGTTGGCATCCCTCCAAAAGCGGAGTTGGTCCAATACGGCTCCTGATGATCTGAAGCTCTAAAATCATTTTGCTCTTTTGCCATTCCGGTAAATTGAACAATGTCCGATTGAGAAATTTGTTTTCCTTGCAATACAGGATAAAAATAAATGAGAGAAATTAATACAAATCCAAGTAGGACAAGAGCGTGCGGATAGAACTTTTGAAGTTGCTTCATGTAATCGGTTGGAGTTTATGGTTTATGGTTTTGTGTTCCAGGGCTTAATCGATTTCTTCGTAATCAACATATTCCCCCACTTTTTTGGTTTCGCGAGTTTTCTTGGCATTGGCTGTATCGATTATGATTTCGTCGTTATTAGACGTTTTTTGCCAAGAATTTCCCTGAGCCTGTTGGTATTGTTTTTGGAAATTTTCGCCCGCTTTTTCCACTACTTTTTTGACTACAATGGGAAAAAACAAACGCACCAAAAACCGAAAGATATAATAAAAAGCTATAATGTAAAATAATGTTCTAATAAATCCTGAAAAAGAAGCCTCTTGCATAATCAAAAATTTTTCAGCAAAATTAACAATTCCATCGTTCAAAATTAAAATATCATTCTTAAATAAATAATAAAATAATGTACATTTGAAATGCGTTATCCCTTTCAAACCAAATATAATGATATGTACAAAATCAAAAGCTTACT is part of the Flavobacterium nackdongense genome and encodes:
- a CDS encoding alpha-ketoacid dehydrogenase subunit alpha/beta, whose protein sequence is MIKEKNNSALTFEDFKTEVLKDYKIAITSRECSLLGRKEVLTGKAKFGIFGDGKEVPQLAMAKFFKDGDFRSGYYRDQTFMMAIGELTMQQFFAGLYGHTDIAQEPMSAGRQMGGHFVTHSLNEDGSWKDLTKQKNSSADISPTASQMPRMLGLAQASNIYRSIPELADRSNFSVGGNEISWGTIGNASTSEGLFFETINAAGVLQVPIVLSVWDDEYGISVHAKYQTTKENISEILKGYQRDENSKGFEILKVKGWDYPSLIETYENAADLAREQHVPVLIHVSQLTQPQGHSSSGSHERYKDANRLQWERDFDCIRQMKLWMIAINIASPEEIEAIDAETKKEVLEAKNQAWSAFINPIIEEQKDLIQVLEKIAASSKNQEAILKLKTNLAQIKSPLKKEVISTARKALRLMINENGHQELSSWILNYIQLNQPKFSNKLFSESNLNVFSVTEVLPEYENNAKEDTDGRMILRDNFNVLFTKYPEVLIFGEDAGSIGDVNQGLVGLQEKFGETRVADVGIREASIIGQGIGMALRGLRPIAEIQYLDYLLYGVQILSDDLATLQYRTVGKQKAPLIIRTRGHRLEGIWHSGSPMGMLINALRGIHILVPRNMTKAAGFYNSLLECDEPALVIECLNGYRLKEKMPLNYGEFKTPIGEVETIKVGTDITLVSYGSTLRLVESAAKELMEVGINCEIIDVQSLLPFDVQHDIVKSIAKTNRLLIIDEDVPGGATAYILQEIIENQNGYNYLDSKPQTLTAKAHRPAYGTDGDYFSKPSIEDIFEKVYGMMNESNPTKYPNLY
- a CDS encoding lipopolysaccharide biosynthesis protein, yielding MGIVLNQSFKNTIITYIGFAIGGINTIYLYPVFLGATYYALSNYILSSANVIMPIFAIGMQNTLVKFYSQYKTNEERSRFLSFTVLFPFLAIIPVLMIGFYFFDEILLFLSKKNLIVKKFIWLIPFIGLCMAYFEIFYAWLRVHMHSVFGNFIKEVGLRSASLFLLIGVYYNWITVEGFVYATAVVYFLALVITMFYAFSIQKPKFQFEIPENTKDILTYTFYIILSGSVANLLLDGDKMILNQYMKIENIAYYAIPTYIALVISVPSRSMHQIVYPITAKLMHENKHDEMNTLYKKTSINLQMVGGYVMLGIFVNINKLYELILNGLKTEDEKLLYLSGIPVVFMIGLSKYFDLILGNNNAIIFNTKYYRMVLFLGVLLVILTIGLNMIFIPIYGIMGSAFATLLSITLYSLAKLLFVVKKLDLYPFTKQTLHSLALTLVIFVAFYVWDFPFNPIISIVLKSILLTLVYVYLNYKFVISIEINQVINKYMKKMKLMK
- a CDS encoding glycosyltransferase family 4 protein; its protein translation is MKSNLVDNLEIPPSGARGLKLLIITYYWPPAGGPGVQRWLKFVKYLPDFGVQPIVFIPENPTYPIVDENLIHEVSNKVIILKHKIFEPYQLASFLSKNKTKKISSGIIPNQKKQSFLDKAFLWIRGNLFIPDARVFWVKPSVEFLENYIKENEIDTIVTSGPPHSLHLIGLELKQKLNLKWFADFRDPWTTIGYHKSLRLSNYAAKKHKSLEYKVLNSADTIIVTSNTTKTEFQAITTKPIEVITNGYDTENVAKQTLDTKFTLAHIGSFLSERNPKLLWEGLVELIHEVPDFKTHLEIKLIGAVSQEVLETISQFDLNPYLNNLGYVSHSEAIAHQRKSQVLLLIEINSEDTKSIIPGKLFEYMVSGRPIVAIGPKGSDFAEIITTTNTGVFFDYSEKMKLKSVLLGYYNQYLEGRLQSNAVGLQQYSRKSLTKKLVQLLTSNL
- a CDS encoding DUF6036 family nucleotidyltransferase, translating into MLQEIFNIWKVFNEMNVRYLTIGGLAVNIYGYTRNTGDIDILIEDTIENRKNLRLAFASIGIGDFPQIETMQFVAGFTDFTISYDLRLDVMTSVKGLENENFKDLFQNATIVILQEVPVYFIDYENLIIAKKSANRPKDLLDIEELEKINKDRQR
- a CDS encoding YfhO family protein — encoded protein: MKQLQKFYPHALVLLGFVLISLIYFYPVLQGKQISQSDIVQFTGMAKEQNDFRASDHQEPYWTNSAFGGMPTYQLGAKYPHDYVGMLDDAIRFLPRPADYLFLYFLSFYGLLLVLKVDPLKAFFGALAFGFSTYLIIILGVGHNAKAHAIGYMPLVIAGIIMVFQKKYIWGGLLTMFAVALEINANHFQMTYYLLILVLILSGYFLYKLIKEKDFKSLLLATGTFIVAGIFGIGANATSLLATAEYADFSMRSKSELTFNADGSKNETTSAMNYDYITAYSYGIAESFNLIAPRLFGGSGNEPLGTDSKTYEFLLSEKVPEAQAAEYVSSGMPTYWGDQPGVSAPAYIGAVVFFLAVLALFTDKRKIKYAFLGGSVASLLLSWGKNFPLLTDFFIDFVPVYDKFRAVSSIQVILELCIPVLAIMGLHSFFKLEKEFRWKALWQSGAVSLGIVLLLFLCKGFFDFSGANDSYYLENYGPQFIEALKSDRMTLYSADLLRSGFFILISAGVLWLFIKNRLAQNTAIILVGFLMVSDLFFVDKKYVDSKDFVSSREVEVPFVETPADFTILQDTSNFRVFDIAGHLTGRTPYFHKSIGGYSAVNPRRMEQLFNYQISKNNIEILNMLNVKYVIQTDSTNAAFPVQNPNANGNAWFVKNIKFVQTADEEMKALDKLDTKNVAVINSKEFEINNKAFAKDSLAAITLESYKPNHLKYTSNNTNEGLAVFSEMYYKNGWKATIDGKEIGILRANYALRALQIPAGKHTIEFKFEPQVVKTGSTIALVSSIGMLLLFIGGIYFERRKKIQE
- a CDS encoding DUF4834 family protein encodes the protein MQEASFSGFIRTLFYIIAFYYIFRFLVRLFFPIVVKKVVEKAGENFQKQYQQAQGNSWQKTSNNDEIIIDTANAKKTRETKKVGEYVDYEEID